The nucleotide window CTCCAGTTGGCGAAGCCCTTGGGCGGCGGACCCAATCGCATCGCGATGAGTGGCCCGTTCCGCATCCGAAAGACGAACGATATACTTCTTCATCACGGCGGCACCTCACGGGGGGGCTGCCATCATACCAATGGACCCCGTGGCATCCTAATTCGTTAGCCTGACACAGCACTAGGCTCTTGAGTGCAGCCAACTCCTTCACCCCCGCGTCCGTCACCCCCGTGGCAGCCAGTTCGAGGTGGGTGAGGTTCTTGAGCGCGGCCAACTCCTTCACACCCGCGTCCGTCACCCCCGTAAAAGACATGCCGAGGGCGGTCAGGCCCGTGAGCCCGGACAGTTCCTTCGCACCCGCGTCCGTCACCCCCATGGAACCGAGGTCGAGGGCGGTCAGGCCCTTGAGCGCAGCCAACTCCTTCACACCCGCATCCGTCACACTCGTGCCGCCCAGACCGAGTGTATTTAGCGCCCCGAGCGCAGCCAACTCTTTCAGCCCCTCATCCGTCACCAGCGTGTGGCTCAAGTCGAGGGTGGTCAGGGCTTTGAGCGCGGCCAGCGCCTTCACCCCCGCGTCCGTCACCCGCGTAAAGGTCAGGTCGAGGGTGGTGAGGCCCTTGAGCCCGAGGGCGGTCAGGGCTTTGAGCGCGGCCAGCGCCTTCACCCCCGCGTCCGTCACCTCCGTGTAGCTCAAGTCGAGGGTGGTCAGGCCCTTGAGTGCGGCCAACTCCTTCAGCCCCGTGTCCGTCACCCGCGTGAAGCTCAAGGAGACCTTGGTGACGGGCCGGCCGTCTGGCGTCGTGTTGCGAGTCACCTTCCCGCCGCGCTTCTCGACGAGCGCCACGGCCTTATCCTCGGCCTCGTCCGCACGCGCCGACGGGCACACCCACAGGACCGCAAGGGCCAAGGCGAGAGCGCACACCCTGAGCATCGGTGTCTCCAGTTCTGAGGCAGTTCCGGACGGTCTTACGGCGCCGCGGGTCCCGGCGTGCGGAACCCCGCCCTTCGTACACAGACGGCTCCGGCCGCGCCCGGGTCTGGGAGCGCGAGCGGCATCAGCCGCGCGACCGCCCCGCCGATGCGGTCCACTGACTTCGTTTTCGCCGGCCGCACGTTCTTGTACCGGTCCCGATCGAGCCGCACCGCGTTGACGCACCCGCGCCGGCCCGCGGCCCACCAACGCGGATGCCACGCCCGACCTCTCCGGGGCGCCGCCCGTGGCGTGGTGCCGACCGCGGCCTTACGTCAATTCAAGATCTTGCACTTCGGTAGCGCCGAGTTCAACTCCTTCACACCCGCGTCCGTCACCTTCGTGCCGTACAACTCAAGGTTTGTTAGCCCCTTGAGCCCGGCCAGCGCCTTCACACCCGCGTCCGTCATCTCCGTGTAGCTCAAGTCAAGGGTGGTGAGGCCCTTGAGCCCGGACAGCTCCTTCACACCCGCGTCCGTCACCTTCGTGTTGTTCAGGTAGAGGGTGGTCAGGCCCTTGAGCCCGGACAGCTCCTTCAGCCCCACGCCAGTCACTTTCGTGCCAAACAGGTAGAGATGGGTGAGGTTCTTGAGCGCGGCCAACTCCTTCAGCCCTGCGTCCGTCACCGGCGTGCCGGCCAGGTGGAGGTCGGTGAGGTTGAGCCCGGCCAGCTCCTTCAGCCCCGCGTCCGTTACCTTCGTGCCAAGCAGTCCAAGGCAGGTGAGGCCCTTGAGCGCGGCCAGTTCCTTCAGCCCCGCGTCCGTTACCTTCGTTTGGCTCAAGTCGAGGTCGGCGAGCTTTTTGAGGGCGGCCAGCTCCTTCAGCCCCGCGTCCGTCACCTCCGTGTTGTTCAGGCGGATGGTGGTGAGGCCCTTGAGCGCGGCCAGCTCCTTCAGCCCCGCGTCCGTTACCTTCGTGTGGCTCAAGTCGAGGTTAGCGAGCTTTTTGAGGGCGGCCAACTCCTTCAGCCCCGCGTCCGTCACGCCCTTGCCGCTCAGCCTGAGCGTGGTGAGGTTGTTGAGCGCGGCCAGTTCCTTCATACCCGCGTCCGTCACCGACGTGCTGTTCAGATCGAGGGTGGTGAGGCCCTTGAGCCCGGCCAACTCCTTCACGCCCGCGTCCGTTACCCACGTGCTAAACAGGTTGAGGTGGGTGAGGTTCTTAAGCCCGGCCAGCTCTTTCAGCCCCTTGTCCGTCACTCGTGTGAAGCTCAAGTAGACCTTGGTGACGGGCCGGCCGGCCGGCCTCGTGTCGCGAGTCACCCTCCCGCCGAGCTTCTCGACGAACGCCACGGCCCTATCCTCGGCCTCGTCCGCACGCGCCGACGGGCACACACACAGGACAGAAACGACCGCGGCGAGCGCCAACGTCCTGAACATCAGTTGCTCCTGGTTCGGGGTAGCCGTTCAGTGGCGCATTGTACCGCGTACCGCGCCCGGGTCGGAGCGCGGGCGCCGCGGCGACCGCCAGTACGTCCGCAGTCGCCCTCCGGCTCAGAAAGCGGGGCCACCTCCGTGGGGCTCGGCGTCTGAGAGTCACTGAACGCGCGATTGCAGAACCGGCACCGCTGGGCGAACTCAGCGCGATCCAACCGGCGTTCCGAGTCGGCCGGAGCGGCGGGCCGCCAAGTCGTAGCCGGAATTCACCCTGGCAGAACATGCCGACGACTTGTCACAAGCGAAATTCCCACCCGGGCCACAAATCGTAGTATCATCGGTTCCTCCCCGCGCTGATCGAACCGAAACGGAGAGCCGTCAGATGGCCGAGCACACGCTCCTGACCCAGCGCCCCGCATGGGCCGCGCTGCAGTCGCACTTCCAGGGCCTCAAGGCCGCGCACCTGCGCGACCTGTTCGCCGCCGACCCTGGCCGCGGCACCCGCCTCACCGCCGAGGCGGTCGGCGTGTTCGCGGACTACTCCAAGAACCGCGTCACGGACGAAACGCTCAAGCTCCTGTTCGCGCTCGCCGGCGAGTGCGACCTGAAGGGGCGCATTGAGGCGATGTTCGGCGGCGAGAAGATCAACATCACCGAGAACCGCGCGGTCCTGCACACCGCCCTCCGCGCCCCGAAGGGGGCCGTCGTCACCGTCGACGGCAAGAACGTGGTGCCGGAGGTTCACGAGGTGCTCGACGCGATGTCGGCGTTCGCCGACCGCGTTCGTTCGGGCGCGTGGAAGGGGCACACCGGGAAGCCGATCAGGAGCGTCGTGAACATCGGCATCGGCGGGTCCGACCTCGGCCCGGTGATGGCGAACGAGGCGCTGCGCTTTTACGCGCAGCGCGACCTCACCTTCCGGTTCCTCTCGAACGTGGACGGCACCGACTTCGCCGAGACGGTGCGCGACCTGGACCCGGCGGAAACGCTGTTCATCGTGTGCTCGAAGACGTTCACCACCCAGGAGACGATGACCAACGCGGAGAGCGCCCGCGCCTGGTCGCTCGCGACACTGAAGGACCCGGCGAGCGTGGCGAAGCACTTCGCGGCGGTCAGCACCAACGCCGCGAAGGTGAAAGAGTTCGGGATCGACACCGCCAACATGTTCGGGTTCTGGGACTGGGTCGGCGGGCGGTACTCGATGGACTCCGCGGTCGGCCTCGCCACGGTGCTCGCGCTCGGCCCGACCCACTTCCGGCAGATGCTCGACGGCTTCCACGCGATGGACCAGCACTTCCGGACGACGCCCTTCGAAAAGAACGTCCCGGTGATCCTGGGGCTCATCAGCGTGTGGTACGGCAGCTTCTTCGGCGCCGAAACCGCGGCGGTGCTCCCCTACGACCAGTATCTGAAGCGGTTCCCGGCGTACCTCCAGCAACTCACGATGGAGAGCAACGGGAAGCGGGTCACGCTGGGCGGGGCCGAGGTCGATTACCAAACCGGCGCGGTGTACTGGGGCGAGCCGGGCACGAACGGGCAGCACAGCTTTTATCAGCTCATCCACCAGGGGACGAAACTGATCCCGTGCGACTTCATCGCGTTCAGCAAGTCGCTGAACCCGGTGGGGCGGCACCACGACCTGCTGATGGCGAACGTGTTCGCCCAGGCCGAGGCGCTCGCGTTCGGCAAAACCGCCGAACAGGTGCGGGCCGACAAGGTCGAGGAGTGGCTGGTGCCGCACAAGACGTTCCCGGGCAACCGGCCGTCGAACGTGCTGCTGCTGGAGAAGCTGACCCCGTTCGCGCTGGGCACGCTCGTGGCCCTGTACGAGCACATCGTGTTCACGCAGGGGGTGATCTGGGACATCGGCTCGTTCGACCAGTGGGGGGTGGAACTGGGCAAGGCGCTGGCGTCGCGGATCGTGCCAGAACTCGAGGCGGCGACCGAACCCGACCTGAAGCACGACAGCTCGACCAACGCGCTGATCCGCCGCTACCGCCAGGGAAAGAAGTGAGGTGCGGAGTCCGGGCGGCTCAGAGATCGAACTGGACAGATTGACCCACCACGTGCCCGCTGCCGTCCGCGGGCACGTGGCGACGTGCCGCAGCGCTTACCCGCGCCCGCCGCACCGCTTCCGACCGGTCTCCAGGCCCGCTTGTCACCGGTCCCGGTTACTCGTGGCATCCAGAGCGTCGTACCCCATTTTTTCCGCCGCTCAAGAGCGGAGCGCCCGGCGCGACCGCAGCGTGTCACGCACAACGCTCCGAAAGCGACTGCGGTTATGACACAGGGTGTCGCGTTGGCGCTTCGACCGCTGATTTGGCCAGCACCGAAGCGGGCCGGCCCGGCATGACGGAATCAATCCCGAGCAGGATCGCGAGTGTCGTCAAAATAGAAGGGATTGCGAGAAGACTAATGATCCAAAGAGCGCCACCGTCGCCGATTCCGCGATCAGGTCTGGGCAGCCTCAACGCCAAAACCACGAGAGGGACGACCACGCTGGACAGAACGGCCGCGCCCAAGCACAGCACCGCGAGGCGAAATTCGGACCGGTTGCGGACGCGCTCCGGGGAACCCATCGCGGCCCAAAACATCCCGATGATGAGCGCGCCAGCGACGGGACCGTGCCCGAGAAACCAGACCACACCAACGATGATGATCGTGAACTCCATCGCGTGCCTCTTGTCGTGGCGCCGCTCCGGGGCCAGTCGCTTCTGGCTGGCGTGATTCGAATCTCACCGGAACCGGGGGGGGCCCCCACCGTGAACGTGCCGGATCGCGCTCGAAACCACCGGAATCGGCAATCCACGGACAAAGACGACGCTTCCGCGCAGTCATTCCCACCGCGGCTCATTTTTCGCGGCGGATGCTCCACTCGGTGACGGCTTCCAGGATGGAGCGGGCGTCCCCACGGGGCAGGCACTCCAGCTCTTGCCGCGCGGAGCGGGACAGCTCCTCGGCGCGGCGCTTCGCGTAGGTCACCGACTGCGTCTTCTCCAGGGCTTGCAGCACCCGGGCGCCCAGCCCCTCGCCGCCGGCCCGGATCAGGTCGCGGAGCTTGGCCGCTTCGCCCGCGGGGAGCCGGTTCAGGCAGTGGATGACAGGCAGGGTCAGTTTCTGCTGTTCGAGGTCGGTGCCCAGCGTCTTGCCCGCCGCCTCTTCGGTGCCGGTGAGGTCGAGCAGGTCGTCGGCGATCTGGAACGCAAGCCCGACCGAGCGCCCGTAGCTCGCCATCTTCGCGGCCACCTCTTCCGACGCGCCGGCGTAGAGCGCACCCAGCCGCCCGCAGCACTCGGTGAGGGCCGCCGTCTTGCCGTCGATGACCGCGAAGTAGTCGGCCTCGCTCAGCTCAAGGTTGCCGCGCTCGGTCACCTGGCGCAGCTCGCCGGCGCACACGCGGTTGGTGACCTCGCCGGTGATCTGGCACGCGCGGCCGTCCACGGTGCTGGTGAGGTGGAACGCGTGCGTGAACAGCATGTCGCCGAGCAGGATGCTGACCTTGTTGCCCCACCCGGCGCGGAACGTGGGGGCGTGGCGGCGCACGTCGGCCTCGTCCAGCACGTCGTCGTGAACGAGCGTGGCCGTGTGGATCATCTCCATCGCGGCGGCCAGCGTGTGGTGCGCGGGGGCCACCCCGCCGCACGCCTCCGCGGTGAGCAGCAGCAGCGCGGGGCGGAGCCGCTTGCCGCGGTAGTGCCGGAGGTGTTCGACGAGCGGGCCGAACGGGCCTTTGTGCGGGGCCAGGGTGCGGTCGAAAATGCGTTCCGCTTCGGCGATGTCGCTCGCGATCGGGCCGAACATCAGGGCCGCCTTCAGGCCGTTACGGTACGCGGGGTCGAGCCCCGCGGCGGGTCCGCCGGTCACGGCGGGCGAAACAGTTGCCATTGCGGTCCCCATCACGCGGCCCTCCCGCATTCCGGTGCGTGCCGCAATCCGGAAAGCATACGCCCGCGGTGCCAACCGTCAATTGCCGGGGGAGTTACGACGGGTCGCGGGCGAAGTGCCCGCTGCGCCCCCCGTCCTTCTCCTCCAGGCGGACCGCCTCGACCGTCATACCGCGGTCGGCGGACTTGCACATGTCGTACACCGTCAGGGCTGAGACCGTAACCGCGGTCAGGGCCTCCATTTCAACACCCGTGCGCGCGAAAACGGTCACAACAGCCTCGATCCGCAGCGCATCGGCCGCCGGGAAGCTGAACTCGAGCTTCACCGACGTGAGCGTCAACGGGTGGCACAGCGGGATGAGATCGGCCGTTTTCTTGGCGGCCATGATCCCGGCGAGCCGGGCGACCTCAAGGACGTCGCCCTTCGCCAGCTCCTTGTTGCGGATCAGGGCGAGCGTGGCGGGCTGCATGCGCACCAGGGCCGACGCCCGCGCGACGCGGTGCGTTTCGGCCTTCGCGCCGACGTCCACCATCCGCGAGGCGCCCGAGTCGTCGAAGTGCGAGAGGGTGGTCATGGGTGGGCTTAACGCCGAATCGTGGTTGATACTGGTGTAGCCGGCTCCCCTCGCATAGGTCGGATGCAGGGAGGCACGAACGGTCAGGCTTTGGCTGCGCTCATGGTCTCACCGGCGGAAGCAGCCGGGCGCCGCGTTCTCCGCTCGAAGGCATCGGCGGCGGCAACTCTTCCGTGCCCGCGGGTAATGCGGGCGGCACGCCCGGCGGCGGTGACTCTGGGAGGAGCCGTGTACGCCCGCCGCCCGGGGGGACGGTCATTCGGGGCACGGCGGGGCCGCCCGGCACCGGTTGCGGGTAAGGGAGCACGGCTCCGCCGGGGCCGCGGGGCGGAACCGTGACCCGCACCGTTATGTCGCGATCGGCCTCGAACGCCCGTCCGTCGGCGGTGGTGAGCCGGACCGCCACGCGCACGCGGTCCGAAGACGGGAGCGTTTGCCACGGCACCGCGACGAAGTACCCGGTGCTGATGAGCCCGCTTTTCCAAGTCCCGCGGAGCTTCTCGGCCGAAATTTCCCACGACCCGACCGGGCTCTTGAGGCCCGCGGGCGAAATCTCCCACGCCGCGACCAGCGCCCGGGCAGGCACCTTGATCGCGGAGCCGTCCTCGTCGCGCGGGACGATCACCACCATCAGCCCCTCGTCGCCGGGGGCGCCGTCCTCGTCGATGCCCCCGGTGCCGCGGGCGATGTCGATTTGTTTGATCGGATAGAACGGCCCCCCACGGCCGCTCACCGGCGTTCCGGGCTGCGGTTCCGGGCGCTGGGCGGTTTCGTACGCGCGGAGCAAGTTGCGAGATTGCTCCAGCGCCGCGCGGGTGTCGGCCAACTCGCGCTCGCGGGTGCGGAGTTCGGCCTCGATCAGGTCGTACCGGTTGTTGGACGACTTGCAACCGGTGCCGAGCGAACAGTGGGCGGCGAGGAGTGTGCAGACGAACCACCGGACCGCCCGCCGGCGGTGCCGCAGCGACTGACCCGGCGGTGGTGTGTGGTTCGTCTGCATCCCTGCCTACTGCCCACTGGTCGCGGCCCGCTACTCCGGCGGGCGGGCCGCCGCGAACGCTTCCGCCGGCATCCGTTCCAGCACCTTATCGATCAGGCCGAACTCGCGGGCCTCCTGCGCGGACATGAAGTTGTCGCGGTCGGTGCCCTTGAGGATCTTCTCGACCGGCTGGCCGCAGTGATCGGCCATCAGCTTGTTGAGCGTCTCCTTCGTGCGGAGGAACTCCTTCGCGTGGATCAGGATCTCCTCCGCGGTGCCCTCGCTACCGGCGCTGGGCTGGTGGATCATCACGCGGGCGTGGGGCAGCGCGTACCGCTTCCCCTTGGTGCCCGCGGTCAGCAGCATCGCGCCCATGCTGGCCGCCTGGCCGATGCAGTAAGTCGCCACGTCGCAGGTGATGAACTGCATCGTGTCGTAGATCGCCATGCCCGCGGTGACGCTCCCGCCGGGGCTGTTGATGTACAGGCTGATGTCGCGCTTCGGGTCCTCGAACTGCAGGTACAGCATCTGGGCGACGATCAGGTTCGCCATGTCGTCCTGAACGACGCCCTGCATGAAGATGATCCGGTCCTTCAGCAGCCGGCTGTAGATGTCGTAGGCGCGTTCTTCGCGGCCCCGGCTCTCAACCACGATCGGTACGAGCGGCATGTCAGGCTCTCCGGGCGGGCCGCCGCGGCTCTTATATCGGGCCGGCGGCGCGCGGGTGATTGGGGGTGTATGCGGAATGCGGGGTGCGGGGCGCGGGGCGCGGGCTCAGAACCCGAAGTGCCGCACCGGTCGGTACGGTTTGCCCGCCTTCACTCCCGCACCCCGGGTCACTTCTTGAGTTCGGGGCGGACCAGCACCTCGTCCACCAGCCCGAACGCCTTGGCCTCGTCGGCGTGGTAGTACTTGTCGCGGTCCGTCTCCCGCGCGATGATCTCGACCGGCTGGCCGGTGTGCTTCGCCAGGATCTCGTTCAGCCGGCCCCGCTCGCGCAGGATCTCGTTGGCCTGGATCTCGATGTCCGACACCTGCCCGCCGACCTGCCCGTAGGGCTGGTGGATCATCACCTTCGAGTTGGGCATCGCGTACCGCTTCTTCGGGCTGCCGGCGGCCAGGAGCACCGCCGCCCCGCTGGCCGCGAGGCCCATGCAGAACGTGTTGATCGGCGACTGCATGAACTGCATGGTGTCGTAGATCGCCAGCGTCGCCGACACCGACCCGCCCGGGCTGTTGATGTACAGGCTGATGTCCTCGCTCTTCTTCTCGTACTCGAGGTACAGGAGCTGCTTGATGACGAGGGTGGCGACGTCGTTGTTGATCGGCCAGTTGAGGAAGATGATGCGCTGCTCGAGCAGCAGGTCGTCGAGCGTCAGCGTCCGCTGGCGCGCGTACTGGCCGCGCTGGAGGAGCGGCTCGAACGGGCCGGCCGCGGCCGTCGGGTCGAACGGTGGGAACATGGTTGGCCTTCCGGGCTTACGCCACTTCGCCGCGACCCGGGGCCAGAGAGCGCGGGCACTCCGTCCTGAGTCGCGGCGAACGAGAAAGAGGGTCAGTTACACTGTACGCGTGCGGTCAACTGGCGCTGTCGCCCTTGGCCTCGCCCTCGGCGGGCGCCGGGGCCGGGGCGTCGGGCAGCACCGCCTGCTCCACGGTCGCCACCTCGCCCTGCTGCGCCTCGGAGTTGAGCTCGTAGTCCTCGTAGGTGGCGCTGCCGAGGATCAGGTCGAGCGCCTTCCGCTCGAGCAGGTCGGCCGCGACCGCCTCCATCAGGTCTTCCTTCTCGAGCCGGGCGCGGACCTTGCGCGGGCTCTCGCCCGACTGGTCCGCGATCCGGTCGATCTCGGTGTCGATGTCGTCCTCTTCGATCTCGATCTTCTCGACCTCGGCGATCTTCTGGAGCACGAAGTGCTCCTTGAGCGCCTCGGCGGTGCTCTTCAGCACGTCCTGCTCGAGGATGCGGCTGCGGCCGCGGATCTGCTCGTCGCTCATGCCCGCGTTCCGCATCTCCATGACCTTACGGGCCAGGGTCTTGCGGGCCTGCTTGCGGAGCATGTCCTGCGGCAGCTCCCACGCGGCCGCGGCGGCGATCTGCTGGAGCACCTGCTCGCGGGCCACGCGGCGCTGGGTGTACTCGAGCCGGCGGTTCAGCACCGCCTCGACCAGCTCGGTGAACGCCTCCGGGGTGCTGACCCCGAACGCCGATTCGAGCAGGTCCGACGTGAGCTCCGGCTGCCGGGTGGTCTTCACGTCCTTGACGGTGAACTGCGCCTGCACGGTCTGGCCGCGGAGCTGCTCGGTCGCGGTCTCCTGCGACAGCGTGATGTCGACCACCCGCACGTCGCCGGACTTGGCACCTGCCATCGTCTTGCCGAAGTCGGCCGCGACGCCGTCCGACAGCGCGAGCTGCGGCTCGACCTTGACCTGCACCTCGTCGAGCTTGTTGATCTCCTTGCCCTGGAAGGAGATGGCCACGTCCGCGGAGATGACGTCGTACAGCTCGGCGACGCCCGAGTCCTTCGGCACGATCTGGCCGTACGGGTCGAGCAGCCGCTTCTTCTCGTTCGCGACCTCTTCGGCCGTGTACGTGTGGGTGGGGCGCCGGAGCTTCAGCCCCTTGTACTCGGGCAGGTCGAACTCGGGCCGGACCTCAATGTCGAACTCGTAAACGAACGGCCCCTCCTTGGGGATGTTCACGAGGTTCGGGTCGAACTCGGGCGGGCTGAGCGGCGAGATGGCCTGCTCGTCGGCGAGCTGCTCGAGGCTCGCCATGAGCACCTGCGACTTGATCTCGTCGGCGACGGTGGTGTAGTACCGCTTCTCGATCATCTTGCGCGGGGCCTTGCCCGGGCGGAACCCGCGGACCTGCGGCTCCTCGCTGAGCGTCAGTTCCGTGAACTTCTCGTTGAACCGATCGTCGATGGCCTTGCGGTCCACGGTCACCTTGACGTGCTTTTTGCACGGCCCGATGTCCTTGATCTCGACCGTCTGAACCAGCTTGCCGTTTTCCTCACCAGCTTCTGCGCCGGGCGCTTCCGCGACGGCGGTGGCTTCGGCCGGCGGGGTGGTCTCGTCGTCGTTCGCCATGGGTGTTTCCTCCCTTGATGAAGCCGGGCCGTTCCGTCCGATTACGTCGCCCGTATGTGGAAGTATGTGAAAAAAACGATAAGCCGGGAAGTAGTGGGCTGGCGGGATTGCATACCCGCCGTCGGCCCGCGACTTCCCGGCTTCGTCTTACGCCAAAGTGTACTGGGCGTTACATCGGTCAGAGCGGGTGATGGGACTTGAACCCACGACAACCTCGTTGGCAACGAGGTACTCTACCACTGAGTTACACCCGCACTTCATTCAGCCTGACACACCCATTTTTAGGGCGCGAGGTCGCGGTTTCAAGGGAGAATATTTGGATCGCGTGAGGCGGACAGTCGTGGGCGCAGAAATCACCCAACCCGATTATCCGGACCGCTTATGGGGACCGCTTCAATGACCGAACAGCAGTGGCTCGCGAGTGCCTCGCCGGTGGCGATGCTGCACCACCTCAACGCCGACGGGAACGCTCGCAAGCCGCTGCTTTATGCGATAGCGGTGTGCCTGCGTGAGCCGGAGTTGAAGACGGAAGCACTGCACAGGTGGGTCGAATTGGCCGAACGGTACCTCAGAGGCGGGGTGGAGAACTGCGACCTTGACGACGAGAGCTTCAACGCTGACGCCGAAGCGAACGTTCTCGCTCAATTTAACCAAGGCCAAACGAAAGTGCAGTACGCTGCTATCGCTGACGCTCTGGGTTGCGTCTGGATCACCGCCAATGCCGAGTATGACCTCGACGCCGACGATCCTCCCGTCCCGCTTGAGGAACTCGAGCCGGTGCGCCGGGCCAACGCCGACCTCGTGCGCGACATCTTCGGCAACCCGTTTCGCCCGGTGCGCTTTGCTCCGGGGTGGCGCACCGATACCGCAATCGCGATCGCGCGGCAGATGTACGAATCACGCGACTTCAGCGCGATGCCGGTTCTGGCCGACGCCCTTCAAGACGCCGGGTGTGACTGCGCGGACATACTCGCGCACTGCCGCGATCCGCAACAAGTTCACGTGCGTGGGTGCTGGGTTGCTGACCTCGTACTCGGTTACGAATGAGAGTAGGCTGTTCGGTGGAGGTGAACCATGTCCGCACTCTCGTCCCCGCCGCCGTGGAAGCCGTCCAGCGTGGTGCCGCAGCCGCGCAAGTGACCGTCCAGGAGTTCGACCGGCTCGGGGCGCTCGGGTGCTTCGAGGGCCGGCGGGCGCTCCTCCTCGACGGCGTCATTCTGCAGCAAGGACCGATGGACCCGCCGCACGCGAACGCGCTGGAGGTACTAACGGAAGCCGTTCGTGCGGTTTTCGAGGCCGGTTGGCGGTTCCGGGGCCAAACGCCACTGCACCTCGATCAGTTCAACAACCCGATGCCCGACCTCGCGGTCGTTGCAGGGCGACCAGGGTACAACCAAGGTCACCCAACGGTGGCCGCGCTGGTGGTCGAGGTGTCTGACTCGACGCTGCACACGGACCTGACGGCCAAGGCGGAGTGGTACGCGACCGCCGGAATCGTCGATGGCTCATGTGGCATCCCAGGTGGACTGTGGGCAGCAAGAGCCATGTTGGCCTGAAGTTAGCGCCAGCCATTCACCTCTGACACCTCATGAGACCACCTTTTTTCCCCCCTTCGTACCCCTTGGGGCTGCCGCGGCGGGTCGTCTTGACCGTCTGCGCGTCCACCCGCAGGGTTTCCGGGGGCGGTGGGGCACCGGCCTCGATGCGGACCCCCTCCCGCCGGGTGACGCGAACCTTCTCCCAGGTGCCGCCCAGCCGCCAGTCGCAGAATAACCCGTAAACGGTCTGCCAGGTCGGGACGTCGTGCGGGAGCACCCGCCATGCCCCACCGGCCCGCAGGTGGTAGAAGATGGCGTTGAGCACCTCCCGCCGATCCACGACGACCGGGTGACCGCCTTGGGGCGTGCCGGACTTGGACTTGGGAAGCAGTGGGGCCAGTCGCTCCCACTGCTCATCGGTCAGGTCGGTTGGGTACGGCTTGCGACTCATGCAAACCCTGTACCCAATCCCACATTCCTAAGCGACATCAGTTTCAAAATACACTCTGATATCCTCGGCCCGGCGGACACCTGTCGTGCCTCTCCCGTCACAGCATCACCCCAGGCGTGACATCTTCACCGCGCCGCCGACGATTGTCGCCACCGCGCGGCCGGTCAGCTCGGTCCCGTGGAACGGCGTGTTCAGGCTCTTCGACTTCGACTCGCGCTTGTCGAACGTCCAGCGCACCTTCGGGTCGATCACCGTGACATCAGCCGGGCGGCCGGGTTGCAGCGTGCCGCGCTCTATGCCGAGCACCGCCGCCGGGTTGCAGGTCATCTTCGCCAGCATCTGCGGCCAGCTCAGGTGCCCCGGCTCGATCAGGTGCGTGACGCACAGCGGCAGGAAGGTTTCGAGCCCCAGGATGCCGTTGGGCGCCTGGTCCAGCTCGCGCTCCTTCTTCTCGGGCGCGTGCGGGGCGTGGTCGGTCGCCAGAACCGTCAGCGAGTCGTCCTTCAGGCCCTCGAGGATCGCCTGCCGG belongs to Gemmata obscuriglobus and includes:
- the tig gene encoding trigger factor — encoded protein: MANDDETTPPAEATAVAEAPGAEAGEENGKLVQTVEIKDIGPCKKHVKVTVDRKAIDDRFNEKFTELTLSEEPQVRGFRPGKAPRKMIEKRYYTTVADEIKSQVLMASLEQLADEQAISPLSPPEFDPNLVNIPKEGPFVYEFDIEVRPEFDLPEYKGLKLRRPTHTYTAEEVANEKKRLLDPYGQIVPKDSGVAELYDVISADVAISFQGKEINKLDEVQVKVEPQLALSDGVAADFGKTMAGAKSGDVRVVDITLSQETATEQLRGQTVQAQFTVKDVKTTRQPELTSDLLESAFGVSTPEAFTELVEAVLNRRLEYTQRRVAREQVLQQIAAAAAWELPQDMLRKQARKTLARKVMEMRNAGMSDEQIRGRSRILEQDVLKSTAEALKEHFVLQKIAEVEKIEIEEDDIDTEIDRIADQSGESPRKVRARLEKEDLMEAVAADLLERKALDLILGSATYEDYELNSEAQQGEVATVEQAVLPDAPAPAPAEGEAKGDSAS
- a CDS encoding IS5 family transposase — its product is MSRKPYPTDLTDEQWERLAPLLPKSKSGTPQGGHPVVVDRREVLNAIFYHLRAGGAWRVLPHDVPTWQTVYGLFCDWRLGGTWEKVRVTRREGVRIEAGAPPPPETLRVDAQTVKTTRRGSPKGYEGGKKGGLMRCQR
- a CDS encoding Uma2 family endonuclease, translating into MEVNHVRTLVPAAVEAVQRGAAAAQVTVQEFDRLGALGCFEGRRALLLDGVILQQGPMDPPHANALEVLTEAVRAVFEAGWRFRGQTPLHLDQFNNPMPDLAVVAGRPGYNQGHPTVAALVVEVSDSTLHTDLTAKAEWYATAGIVDGSCGIPGGLWAARAMLA